The genome window TATACAGCAACTCCGCCTGCCCCATGGGATCTCGAGACATTAAGTTGGTTCAAAAAGGTTACGGCATCCAAGAACCAAACGGTGTGGGCAACCCCTGCGTCTTCATATGCAAAATGTGGATTATAGTACGGTGCCCCGAATTCACAAGAATCAAGTCCGGAACGGCCGGCCATGCTCATGGCGTCTGCGAAACCTATCGATTCAGCCGTACCATCACCGTCAGCCCAGTCGTAACCATAGGCGCCGAGTGCAATCACCCACTGGGACGGCTCCCCATATTCATCGACTAAGGTATCGAGCCAGCCGTTGAACCACTCCCATGATGCAATCGGGCCGGGCATATCGTGTTCAGAATTCTCGTCGTAAAGCATGGCGACAAACCGGTCTATCTCCTGGGCAAGGGCGTCCAGATCAAATACGGCCAAATCCATCCCCATTGGTACGCATAGCCACAACTCCATATCGTCGTCATGAAGGGACGAGGCGACCCTGACAAGAAACGCAGTCATGGCGGTCTTATATGAAGGATCGACCTGTTCGAAGTCGATGACCACACCGCCGGCGCCCATCTCTTTTAATTGAGACTTTAGCCTTGCTACAAATTGATCCTGTCTTGAAACCGGTCCGTTGATGAGCCCCTCCACGGCCTCTGGAGACCAAGCGTCGCCTGAGAGATTGCTCAAAAGCGGCATAAGGACAATCTTGCGATCCCTTGCCAGATCAAGGACCTTTTGCTCCACTGAGACCTCTAGTCTGCCAAGGCCATCCTTAATAACCATCCAATCAGGACAAAGATGGGTAAGTTCACCGGCGTGCCTCTTTAGTGAATCAAAGCTATTCGGGTCCCAGCTCTCATAAAAACCGAGGCATATCTTTTTTGAAGCTGCAGCGCTGGATTCGTTTTTATTTTTAAAGGGCAACGACGCCCCATTTTGGAGCTCCATTGACAAAAAGCCGCCTATCCCGCCCTTGCCTTTGGCGAACATGAGCCATAGCGGCCTTGTAATATTTTGGCTGAGCCTATTTTCCTTGTTCCGAAACACGCGCAGGCGTTCTTTTAGTTGCTGAACCGCGGAGGGCAGCCTTAATTGGGAAGGGATAAACAAGGCCTGTACAAACAAAATCGACCAGACGAAAAAGATTACGCCGGCCAAAAACATAATCAATCTAAGCCTTGGCCAGCGCTTGCCGCGGGCATCCAAAAAAACAAAGGAATCTGTATGGATATCAGGCATATATCACCGATTAATCCGGTCTGTTTTTGGGGTATTTTTAAATTTGAATAAAATTGATATATTGATTTAATTCTTCGACTTCACAGACCACATTGCATTTCGACCGATATAATACATGATTCTCTTTTATTTCATAGAGACTTTTATAAAGATATCGGCTGGCGCCATATTGATACAGGCGCCCTTTACTTCTATAAAGACTTATTGTACAAATTAAATGACCATAAGATCGGCCTGACCCTTGGAGTCCGCGGAATCCAATCAAAATGGGGGGTATTGAAATGGTCGTAATAATCAGAGAGACAAGAAATAGCGTCCTCGGTGCCGCATTATTTCTTCTAGCATCCATTCTCTTTCAATTTATCCCGTTTCTTCTCTCCATACAGGTTGTATATGCAGAATTAAGCGGACCCGACACTGCAAATGAACCGCTTCAATCGCAAAACACCATAGAAGCAACACCAGCCAACCAGAACGCCCAGGTCAAGCCGCAGGCCAATATGCAGTGCTCCGAACTCAAACAGAACCTCGACAAGGCCTCAAAAGAACTTCAAAGGCTGAAACAGAATCTTTCTGATATGGAACAGGAGAATACACGCCTTAAAAAAGAGTTGGAAAAGAGGCCGGTGGAGGAGATGCAGACAGCGGCCCTAAACAAGACGCTCGATACCATGAAAAAGGAACTGGAAGGGCTGCAGACGCAATTGACTTCCATTCAAAACAAAAACGAAAATCCAAGAGACAATAACGGTATCAGGTGGTTTATGGCAGGTGGTGGCATATTCCTGATCGGAATGTTGACAGGTTTTGTCTTTGGCCGCATGAAGAGAAAAAGACCATCGCTTATCTAGGCAACTACTCAATGTCAAATCGGGCAACAACGCCCGTCTTCTATTCCTTTTGGCCGGAATAGAGCCTTAGATATCTCTCCATCACCCTATCCCATGTATGGTTTTCCCGAATATCCGCAACGGCGTTTATGATTATGCGCCTCTTAAACTCCCGTGAATTCCTGAAAACGTCAAGCGCCCTTTTTATGGCCTCTTTTAGAACCGCCGGGCTGTGCTCGATATAAGAGAAGCCATTGAATCCATCCCTCACTTTTACAAGACCTCCTGTAGCCCTGACTACAGGGATATTGCCCATAAGTTGGGCCATAAAATCTGTAAGACCGCATGGTTCATAACGTGAAGGTATCACAAAGAAATCACCTGCCGCATATATCAAATTAGCCAGTCTCTGGCTGTAACCTGTCAGCAACGCCATGCGCCCCTTAAGATCGGGACGCTCCGCAATCCTGACAAGTTGCGTTACAATTTCTTTTTTCCCATCACCCAGAATGACAGACTGAAAGGCATTGTCTTCACCGAATAGGGCGTCGATGGCATCGGCGAGGACATCAATCCCTTTTTGTTCAGAAAATCTGCTTATTGCCGTAACCAATGGCTGATCAGGACGATATTTCAGCCCGCCGTATAATTTCAGGCCGTCAAGCTCTCTTTTTTGTATAAGTTCGCATAAGAACCTTTTACATTCAATCTTTCCACGTAGTTCGCCCTGTGCAGGATTAAATGCGGCTGGGAGACCGAGCCTTTCAGGCCGTGAAGGATCAAAATCATCAGGGTTTATACCGTTCGTGATCCCTACAAGCCTAATCCCCCTGTCCATAAGGGCATGCCCCAACCAGCCTGTCATGGCGTCCAGCTCCGTCTCTCTGAGCTCTCTTGCATAATTCTCACTTACCGTGTTTATGACCCCGCATGCCGCCCCGGCCAAAAAGGGATCGAAGCTTCCGTTCAACAGGGAGGAATAGATTACCCGCCAAGGTAGACCTGTATTGGCCTTTGCGAACGGTAGATCAGCTACATCTTGATGATAACCGATCCCTGCGTTGTGAATAGTGACAAGCGCTCTCGAGCTGCGAAAATAGTGCCTAAATCCCTCGATCTCCTTCATCAGCACCGGCGTCAAGGCTGCATGGCCGTCATGACAGTGGAATACATCCGGTCTAAGACCCATGGAGATGGCTAGTGCAAGGACCGCTTTCTGATGCAGCACGTTCATAGCAAAGTAATCATAATGCCCCTCGCCCATCTTGTGAGACGGATCCCGCCTTTCTTCTTCTTCTGTATAGGTATAAACACCAAGTTTTTCATGGAAACGCCCAGACTCGACAAGTATTATGTCAACGCCGTTTATCTCCCCCTTAAAAAAGCCAATCCTCTCGCGCCTTTCTTCATGAGCATAATTCATATCTATTTCAAGCTCAGGACCGAACGACTCAAATCCAATCTTACCCGGCTCAATAAAACCGTAACAAGGGACAACCGCTGTTACATCGTGCCCCGCCCTTACCAAGGCCTCCGATAGCTCGCGCACCACGTCTTTTATCCCGCCGGCGCCTGCGACGCCACTGTATTCCCTTGCAACCATCCAGATATTCATAACACTCCTCCTGAATCTCATATCTTACATCTTGTCAAGAACCGACCGATGATACTATAACTTACTAAATTTAAAAAACGGGTGAAAATCTTGTACGGCAGACCAGTATTAAACAATATCCTCGAGGCGATAGGCAATACCCCGCTTATACCAATCAAAAGACTGAACCCTAACAAAAATGTGACAATCCTCGCCAAGATGGAATCCTTTAATCCAGGAGGCTCCATCAAGGACCGCATAGCCCTCTCAATGGTCAGCCGAGCTGAAAAAAGGGGCGAGCTAACCAAGGACAAAATCGTGATTGAAGCAAGCAGTGGAAACACTGGCATAGGCCTTGCAATGGTCTGTGCCGTCAAGGGCTACCGTTGCCTAATTGCCATGAGTGAAGGAGCAAGCATAGAGCGACGCAAGATCATGCAGGCATACGGGGCCGAAATACTCCTGACCCCAGCCAAATTAAGCACCGACGGGGCTATAGAGGCGATCTATAAGCTCATTAGGGATGAGCCTGACCGCTATTTCTGTACAGACCAGTTTAACAATCCCGACAATTGGCTTGCCCATTATGAAGGCACTGCGCCTGAGATATGGCGCGACACGAATGGAAAGGTCAACATGATCATCGCTACAATGGGCACCACCGGCACCCTCATGGGGATCACGAAGCGCATAAGGGAATTGGGTCCAAATGTACGCATCATAGGGGTGGAGCCCTATCTCGGGCACAAGATCCAAGGTCTCAAAAACATGAAAGAATCATACAGGCCTGGGATATTCGACAAGACCCTGCCCGATACGATAGTAAACATCCATGACGAAGAGGCCTTTGAATTTGCACGCAGGCTTGCGAGTGAAGAAGGGCTCTTTGTAGGCATGAGCTCAGGCGCTGCAATGGCTGCGGCCTTCTCTCAGGCATCAAGCATGAAGGAAGGCGTGATCGTAGTGATATTTCCTGATGGCGGCGAGAGATATCTGAGTACCAATCTATTTCTGCCACGGCGCAAGAACAAAGGCGAAGAGCAAGGAGGGCCAGTCATAAAACTCACCAACACGCTCACTAGGGAAAAAGAAAGATTCGAACCGCTGCTTGCAGGAAAGGTCGGTATATACTCCTGCGGACCCACTGTCTACGAATATGCGCATCTCGGCCTATGCAGACGGATGGTTGTTGCGGATCTTTTAAAAAGACTACTCCTGATGCAAGGCTATGATGTGACCCATGTGGTAAACATTACAGACATAGACGACAAGACTATAAAGGCCGCCCTCAAAGACAACATGGGGCTTGATGACCTTACTGATCGCTATTTCCAGGCCTTTCTAGAAGACGTCTCGGAGCTGAATATCCTTCCAGCTTCCTTTTACCCGAAGGCAAGCGCCCACATACCCGAGATGATAGATATTGCAAGGCGCCTGCTGGATGCCGGATATGCCTATGTAAAACACGGCTCCGTCTATTTCGACATATCAAAACTGCCGTCCTACGGCCGTCTGTCGCGTATAGACATATCAAAGATCCATGTGGGCAAGACCGTCGATCTCGACAACTACGACAAGGACAGTCCGGTGGACTTCACCCTCTTCAAAAGGGTAACCCTTGAAGAATTGAAAAAGGGGATAGGGTTTGAGACAAGCTGGGGGCAGGTACGCCCTAGCTGGCACATCGAATGCGTGGCCATGTCTATGAAGTACCTTGGAGAATATTTCGACATACATACGAGTGGTTGCGATCTCGTGTTTCCACATCACGAAAACGAGATAGCCATGGCCTCTGCATTGACAGGCAAGCCACTCGCCAAATACTGGATTCACAGCGAACTTGTCCATGCGGATGGAAAGAAGATGTCCCGAAGCCTCAAAAACATAATAACCCTGAGAGACCTGAAGAAGAAGGGATTTTCAGGCAGACAGATAAGGTTCTTTCTCTTGAAGACAAACTATCGCAAACCCCTTATTTTTTCATTTAAAGCGGTGCGTGAAGCGGTCCAGGCATTGAGACGCATAGACAGGTTTACAGCAGGTATAAAGACATTGATCGATCCATCGACTAATATTGAGAATACCGCTGATTATATAAAAGAAACGGTCAAGGAGATGGAAAATGGCTGGAGCACTGCGTTAAACGACGATCTCAATGTCTCAGGGGCCATCGGTGCGCTTGCCCGTATGATCCGCAAGGTAAATTACTATCAAAAGAACCATGGACTTACAGGTCCTGATGCAACCACTATTTTTAACGCCCTCAAGAAATTGGATGATGTCATGGCATGCCTTGACCTTTCCGGACAAGAAGACCAGCGGCTCGAAAATATCCGTTCCCTTATCGGTCTTCGCGAGGCGGCCAGAAAAAACAAGAATTGGGCCGAGGCGGACAGATTGAGGGATGAGCTCTTGAAGATGGGCGTAGAAGTCATGGATACATGCGATGGTGTAAGATGGCTGAAAAAGGAGTAAGCGCGGCCTCTCTTGTCCGCTCCGCCGGTCCAGTGACCATCGCGGTGTTCTTGTCAAGGCTCCTCGGACTCGTAAGGGAGCAGGTTATCGCATGGTTGTTTGGGGCTGGTATGGCCACAGATGCATTTGTGGTCGCATTCAGAATACCCAACCTGCTTCGAGACCTATTCGCCGAAGGGGCGTTGAGTTCGGCCTTTGTGACGGTCTTTACGGAATATGAGACAAGGCGCTCGAGAGAAGATGCGGCCCGTCTCGTAAACAATGTATTCACCTGTCTCGTCGTCGTCGTATCGGTGATTATGTTTATCGGGATGGCATTCTCAGGCGAACTTGTGCGCCTGCTTGCCCCGGATTTCGTTCTGATCCCTGGAAAGCTTGAACTGACCACCCATCTTGCGGTAATCATGTTTCCGTTCCTGCTCCTTGTATCCATAGCCGCCTTGTTTATGGGCATTTTAAATACCAGACGCCACTTTTTCATACCTGCCCTCTCGTCCAGTTTCTTTAATCTTGGCTCCATCGCCGTCGGTGTTATTTTTGCATACCTCCTCCCAAAATGGGGGATACCTGCCATATTTGGCATGGCAATAGGGACACTTGCTGGTGGTCTCGCCCAATTGGTAATTCAAATCCCACTGTTTTTGCGGGAAAATTTGAGTATAAGGCCGTTGATAGACCTCAAAGACCCCGGACTTAGACGTATAGCCCGTCTCATCATCCCGGCCATAGTCGGGCTTTCGGCTGTGCAGATAAATATCTTCGTGAACACAAACTTCGCATCCAGGTGCGCGGAGGGTAGTGTTGCATGGTTGAGCTACGCATTCAGACTCATGCAGTTTCCGATAGGCCTCTTCGGAGTGGCATTTTCTATTGTAACCCTGCCCGCGGTCTCGAGGCTTGCCGCACTGAGGGACATCGATGCCCTTGGGCACACGCTTGTATCTTCACTTATAATGGCCTTTGCCCTGACGGTACCGGCGGCCATAGGACTCTGGATACTGGCAGGACCAATTATAAGGCTTATCTTTGAACACGGGCGATTTACCGCCTTTGACACAATCATGACCGCCGAAGCGCTCAGATACTATGCCATAGGACTCATTGCATATTCGGCGGTAAAGATAGTAGTTCCGGTATTCTATGCATTAAACGACACACGCTGGCCTGTGATAGTGAGTTTTACAACAGTCCTGTTGAATATCGTAACGATATCCATGACCATCGACCGACTTGCCCACAAGGCGATAGCACTCTCCACCTCGATCACTGTAACCTTGAATTTTATCCTCCTCGCCATGATATTATACAAAAAGATGGGGCATTATCCTGTAGGAAGGCTCTTCTCAGGCCTTGGCAGGATATGCCTTGCAGGGGCCGTCATGGGAGTATTGCTTTTATTCATGGAATCCTACTACAGGCCCT of Dissulfurimicrobium hydrothermale contains these proteins:
- the murJ gene encoding murein biosynthesis integral membrane protein MurJ; amino-acid sequence: MAEKGVSAASLVRSAGPVTIAVFLSRLLGLVREQVIAWLFGAGMATDAFVVAFRIPNLLRDLFAEGALSSAFVTVFTEYETRRSREDAARLVNNVFTCLVVVVSVIMFIGMAFSGELVRLLAPDFVLIPGKLELTTHLAVIMFPFLLLVSIAALFMGILNTRRHFFIPALSSSFFNLGSIAVGVIFAYLLPKWGIPAIFGMAIGTLAGGLAQLVIQIPLFLRENLSIRPLIDLKDPGLRRIARLIIPAIVGLSAVQINIFVNTNFASRCAEGSVAWLSYAFRLMQFPIGLFGVAFSIVTLPAVSRLAALRDIDALGHTLVSSLIMAFALTVPAAIGLWILAGPIIRLIFEHGRFTAFDTIMTAEALRYYAIGLIAYSAVKIVVPVFYALNDTRWPVIVSFTTVLLNIVTISMTIDRLAHKAIALSTSITVTLNFILLAMILYKKMGHYPVGRLFSGLGRICLAGAVMGVLLLFMESYYRPSNNPIILTFQITGYVAAGTAIYAVMLFVLRLPEFREVSAAIRRRLCAGRDSFF
- a CDS encoding TIGR04211 family SH3 domain-containing protein, giving the protein MVVIIRETRNSVLGAALFLLASILFQFIPFLLSIQVVYAELSGPDTANEPLQSQNTIEATPANQNAQVKPQANMQCSELKQNLDKASKELQRLKQNLSDMEQENTRLKKELEKRPVEEMQTAALNKTLDTMKKELEGLQTQLTSIQNKNENPRDNNGIRWFMAGGGIFLIGMLTGFVFGRMKRKRPSLI
- a CDS encoding glycogen synthase, with protein sequence MNIWMVAREYSGVAGAGGIKDVVRELSEALVRAGHDVTAVVPCYGFIEPGKIGFESFGPELEIDMNYAHEERRERIGFFKGEINGVDIILVESGRFHEKLGVYTYTEEEERRDPSHKMGEGHYDYFAMNVLHQKAVLALAISMGLRPDVFHCHDGHAALTPVLMKEIEGFRHYFRSSRALVTIHNAGIGYHQDVADLPFAKANTGLPWRVIYSSLLNGSFDPFLAGAACGVINTVSENYARELRETELDAMTGWLGHALMDRGIRLVGITNGINPDDFDPSRPERLGLPAAFNPAQGELRGKIECKRFLCELIQKRELDGLKLYGGLKYRPDQPLVTAISRFSEQKGIDVLADAIDALFGEDNAFQSVILGDGKKEIVTQLVRIAERPDLKGRMALLTGYSQRLANLIYAAGDFFVIPSRYEPCGLTDFMAQLMGNIPVVRATGGLVKVRDGFNGFSYIEHSPAVLKEAIKRALDVFRNSREFKRRIIINAVADIRENHTWDRVMERYLRLYSGQKE
- the cysS gene encoding cysteine--tRNA ligase, producing the protein MKILYGRPVLNNILEAIGNTPLIPIKRLNPNKNVTILAKMESFNPGGSIKDRIALSMVSRAEKRGELTKDKIVIEASSGNTGIGLAMVCAVKGYRCLIAMSEGASIERRKIMQAYGAEILLTPAKLSTDGAIEAIYKLIRDEPDRYFCTDQFNNPDNWLAHYEGTAPEIWRDTNGKVNMIIATMGTTGTLMGITKRIRELGPNVRIIGVEPYLGHKIQGLKNMKESYRPGIFDKTLPDTIVNIHDEEAFEFARRLASEEGLFVGMSSGAAMAAAFSQASSMKEGVIVVIFPDGGERYLSTNLFLPRRKNKGEEQGGPVIKLTNTLTREKERFEPLLAGKVGIYSCGPTVYEYAHLGLCRRMVVADLLKRLLLMQGYDVTHVVNITDIDDKTIKAALKDNMGLDDLTDRYFQAFLEDVSELNILPASFYPKASAHIPEMIDIARRLLDAGYAYVKHGSVYFDISKLPSYGRLSRIDISKIHVGKTVDLDNYDKDSPVDFTLFKRVTLEELKKGIGFETSWGQVRPSWHIECVAMSMKYLGEYFDIHTSGCDLVFPHHENEIAMASALTGKPLAKYWIHSELVHADGKKMSRSLKNIITLRDLKKKGFSGRQIRFFLLKTNYRKPLIFSFKAVREAVQALRRIDRFTAGIKTLIDPSTNIENTADYIKETVKEMENGWSTALNDDLNVSGAIGALARMIRKVNYYQKNHGLTGPDATTIFNALKKLDDVMACLDLSGQEDQRLENIRSLIGLREAARKNKNWAEADRLRDELLKMGVEVMDTCDGVRWLKKE